CATGCATGTTCCACATAATAGCTCCAAGCTTACGTCTATATGCAATATAATCCATATACGTGGCTAATCCATTAGCACCAACCCCTTCTTGACATGAAATCTATTAATTCTCCACCACCACTACCTTACCTTTTTAAATCCACGTCTACAAGCACTTCATTCTCACTCTCACTACTATATCATCACCATGTTAGAAGGCAAGGCAGTGATTGGTGAGACCGACATGCTTAAAACCATGCAGCAAGATGCACTTGATTTAGCATCAAAGGCACTTGATTCCTTTGATGTCACTGACGCCATTGAGATTGCTCGCTTTATCAAGAAGGTAATAATAAACCAACTTTACTACTTCAACTcccttcattattaataaaacTCTCACTTCCATTACTATTTCATCTATGTATTAATGTATAACTACTTTATGGTTAGATATGTTTGAGATATATCAATTCATATATTTCAATatttaaacttttgaaaaaaataatattatgacattaatctttgttgaattctaaaaaaaaaaaaatttggcatAAAGCTAAAAAAAAGGCGTATATAAAAGTTGAAGCAAAATTTAAAAAAGGttcataataaatataataacaagatatatttatttttaatgtcctAATTTTGTCAAACAAATGCTATTTTATTAGTGGATGGAAGGAGTAATTAGAAATGAACTTCAATATATTTTGAGAGTTAATTGATTTTGAACTTTGTTAGGTAGGCAATGATTTTTGTGAATAATGTGTTTAAAATTGacccaataaagtaaaaacataCTACACCCCAAATTActtacctaaatcttaatattagaataatcattcgcacatctagtgaattgaacattcgatatatccattattcacattgtttagtattttcattatctacctatacttttctatTGAGTTTATCATGGATATATGAAACTAATTACTAGTATTTCCTTGTTATTAGCTTAACAATAATGTTTTTGACATTTATGATTTTTATATGATGTTGTAGGAATTTGACAAGAGTCATGGAACTGGATGGCAATGCATTGTAGGAACAGATTTTGGTTCATATGTGACACATTGTTATGGATGTTTCATCTATTTTGGAATTGGAAATTTGGCCATTTTGCTCTTTAGGGGCTCTGCTGGTCCTGAGGCACAGGAAAATCACTTCTCAGCAATAGAGGCAGCAAAACCATAACAACTTTCTTTTATtacttctatttttaatttttatattgtttcTTGGTCATTACTTTTATAAATTTCTTTGTTAATGTGCTGTTGAAGATTCTGGAGATGAAAATTTTTGTAGTAGTTTACTAAAATCATCACTTAGCCAAATTTAGATATATTATTTGTATTGCAAGAGATCTAGACTTGTGTATGTTAAGAAGTAAGAATGATTTTTAAATCATTATGGatacttttttataattaattttgtaactatgaaaatttaaattttaattggtATGTGTTATTACAGATATAAAAATATTCTGCATTATTAATTAATCATATATACCAAGGATttggataaatttttaaataatggaTAAAAGAGTTAGCTATAATTATTAACATGACTATATATGATTGAATGATATTGTAAAGTTATTACATATACCAAATTAAATTAGATCTATTGAATATATTCttagattaatatttttttaaatatacaaaataaaaaaaacattttaccgaaaaataaagaaaagaaatatatctgtcaaaaataaaaataattaagtttGATTAATTCATCCATTCACTAAAACAAGTATTGAGAGTTTAAATTATATTCTTTAccgtgacggatccagaaaattttgataaTGGGAGcgaaatatatataacatgataataatttttataataaaaatattatgtttacataaaaaattagttatcaaattatcTACTATAAATTTGTGTATGAATACacatattatttaacttatttttaatgtgtattttgtatttcaaaatttgtattttaagatttattctgtacaagtaattattttatgtatatatagcataattattgttataattatattttgttattgtaaaatatgattaggtttcaaaatatctaattacaaattaaaatactaaaatagtaatttaaataataacatataattttaattttaattttttatatttcatattttaaaaccttgataatataattaaaatgtgttTTTTGTATATGTcattaaataatcatttaaaactcAACTTTCATACAATTAGCTCTTGATGATATTCGTAGTTGAAAAAATTCATTTAATTAGTgtagttattatgaaaaaaattaaaactaattttaaaagaagaaatacaaATGGATAGATAATATTCTTTCGAGTTGATTTCTAAAAAAGAACatcaatcttatttaaatttaaaacttgatCATTATAATGGACATTTAATATGAAGTTCTCAAATTGACTATCAAGTGtcgaaagttaaataaaaaattattgtggagtcaaatttaataatttaataggagcaaataaatatatactattcaataaaattttaaattctagtgGTGTGCTTACCCCCTCATCATGAAGAGTGAATCTGTCCCTaattctttatttatatatatatatatatatatatatatatatatatatatatatatatatatatatatatataatatatatatatataataagttattgatcatcaaatttaaatttatgacGAATTAATTTTTTGGTCTATCAAACTAAAAAATTCGGTAAAAGAAAAATGACAAAAGATTTTCTTTGTAAGCGAATAAACAATGACTACTATAAtctaataaatactaaaataaaatttccATTGAAGATGAAAGTGCATAACTATTTTAATGAACTTATTGCACAATCATGCTAAGGAAATTTGCGTAGATGCGGTAACCATCCCTTGTCACGCGATCTATTACTAATTTACTATAATACGTGCGTTTAGTACGTAGGTAAGTTAATTAAGGCTAAATGGAGATGTGTAGACCAATTAAGTTAAATTCACGcgtaactaattaattattataattaaattcaaaaattgtcTCATTCTATATATATTCCCAGGCCCCATCATATACCAATCATGCCACAACAGTACTTTCTATGAAATCAGCATATTCTCTCATTTTGCCTTCACAAATCAGAACCACAAAAGAGAAAAGGAGCCCTCACGTGTCATCCATGGGTCCCACACACCAGCCTCTAAACAGGTTAGTTTCCAGATACATGCTCCCTATTTTTTGggggaaaatttttttaaatatggtttaattgaaattgAGAGGtacctattattatattttaataaaaaatatacatgtgTACAACAAAttacttataatatatttttatataaatatattatttaattaatatatatttatacgaataactaatttaataattaattttaacatgtacaacattttagataaaattagcacaaactaatttgatttttgaagatattacgagttaattttttttaaacaataataaaaaagtgtAAGATAAAGTTAGTTACGTTTTATACtctaattacaaaaatattatttataattaaaattaatcattaaaatcaatcatcaatatatttatgtataaatacatatttagtttaatttatttttaatatgtatttatatttaaatatatattttatattagtggttAATTTTAATGACTAACTTTAGTATACAGATAAGATAACTCTTGTAATTAACGTGTTATATTGCACTTAATAATACTACATCATAAAAAGTGATCAATTTAA
This region of Arachis hypogaea cultivar Tifrunner chromosome 8, arahy.Tifrunner.gnm2.J5K5, whole genome shotgun sequence genomic DNA includes:
- the LOC112708431 gene encoding uncharacterized protein, giving the protein MLEGKAVIGETDMLKTMQQDALDLASKALDSFDVTDAIEIARFIKKEFDKSHGTGWQCIVGTDFGSYVTHCYGCFIYFGIGNLAILLFRGSAGPEAQENHFSAIEAAKP